AACGTGGCCTTCTGGATAAGCTTGTTGCGCTTGGTCAATAACTGTCATGGCCCGGTTTAAAACGGATTGGTAGGATTCCGCGTGAAGCTGGTCGGCCTCAAATAAATCTGGATGGTGAAAGTAATTATCAAATTGCGGATGTTTTTCTTGCGCCGCTACCGGCTGTGCTTCCCAATCACCTAGCACCATTTCCCGTAGTTGGGGGACAATCGTTAACGCCGGTTGCCCAACACGCGTTTGCGCCAGTACGTGTTCCGCGGTTGTTTGGGCACGTTGGAGTGGTGATGTTAAAATGGCATCAAAAACTTGGTCGCCTAGATAATCACCCAAGCGGTCTGCGGCCGCTAGCCCCGCTGGTGTCAACGCAGAATCGACCCCACCACCATTGAAACACTGTGCTTTATTAATCGTTGTTTCGCCGTGACGTACAAAATAAAAAGTTGTCATGTTCATCCCCACTTTCGTTTCTCCATTATACTATAAGAAAGCTGACACCATTCCAATCGCAAAAGAGGCTACGACAAATTTTGCCGTAGCCTCTTTTAATTTGACAGCCTTATTTAATATTGACGTAAGTCAAATCAAACAAGTGACTTAAATCTTGTAATTGTTCTGAATCAATAGCAAATGATAAGACTGTATGGTGACCGCCACCAACGGTTAACCAACCAACAGCACCGTCGCGTAAGCCTTGTTTTGGTGTCCAGAGTTGTTTAGCAACTGGCAAGTGTGGTGTGTCAGCTTCTGGTTTGTTGCCGCGAACATCATATGACATCAATTTGAATTCGTCGCCATAATCAGCCATTGTAACATCCACCGCGTCGCCTTGCATCCCAGTGAAGACTAAGCGTGCAGGATCATCTTTATCGCCGATATCTAATGGGTGCACTTCAACCCGTGGTTTGTCTGATGCAATTGAAGGATCAACTTCAAGCATATGTGAGCCTAAGATTGCTTCATGACCTTGACGTAAATCAAGGGTGTAATCTTCCATGAAGACCGTCTTTTCATTATGAGCCATAATCTTCAATAAGCGGTCTAAAGCAGCGGTCTTCCAGTCCCCTTCACCGGCGAAACCATAACCTTCAGCCATCAATAATTGGGCTGCTAAACCTGGTAATTGTTCCAAACCAACTAAATCTTCGAAGTTGGTTGTGAAAGCTGAGTAGCCCCGATCGTCCATAAATTTCTTCAAACCGAAGTATTCACGAATTTGGTATTTAACATTGTGTTCGAATTTTTCTGGTGTATTTTGACCTTCAACAAAGTCGTATTCTTTTTGTAAATCAGCATACTTAGCATCAATATCAGCCTCTGAGACAGCATTGACTTCTGCGACTAAATCACCGACACCCCAATAATCAACCGTCCAACCAAATTTGATTTGGGCTTCAACTTTATCACCGTCTGTGACAGCCACGTTGCGCATTTTATCGGCAAATGTTACGACTTTAATCTTAAATGATTCGTTGTAAGCCACCGCAACGTCCATCCATTTAGCCATTGCTTTTTGAACGTCTTCATCACCCCAGTAACCTGAGATAATCTTGTTACTTTTACGTAAACGCGCATTGATGAAAGCATATTCGCGATCGCCATGCGCTGATTGGTTTAAGTTCATATAATCGAAGTCGATTGTGTCGTATGGAATCTTGTTTAAGAATTGAGTTGCTAAATGAAGTAATGGTTTTTGTAATAATTTTGTCCCGCGGATCCAGTTCTTAGCAGGTGAGAAAGTATGCATCCAAGTGATGACCCCAGCAACGTGATCGTTGTAGTTGGCTTCTTTCATCACTTTTGTAATGTTATCAGCAGTTGTTGCGACTAATTTAAAAATAATTGGGTAAGGCAATTGGTGACTCGCGTTTAATTTTTCAACGATTTCCTTAGCATCTTTTTCAACTGAGCGGAGGGTTTCTTCGCCGTATAATGATTGACTACCTGTGACAAACCAAAATTCATAATTTTCTGTATTTAACATGATAAAGACTCCTTTTTTAATGTGCTTCTTTTTTTAACGTGCTTTCATCAACAGCTTCCTGTGCTTTGCTACACTTATCAAATCGGCGCTTGTAGCGCCAATTCGCTAAGTTAAGCAAGTGCTCAGAAGCTACCCATTGATGACGCACTTCCGCTTTTAACGCACTTCTTTTTTAGCATGTCCTTGTGATTGGGCGTTGTTTTGACCGTAGTAGGCATTTTTGCCATGCTTGCGGTAATAGTGTTTGTCCAACAAGAATTGTGGGACGGCACTGTTATTGCGCGTCAATTGAAGGGCGTGGTAATCCATTTCGGCCACGACTTCTAAAACTTTAGCGTTATAGACGGCTTTGTCTGGTGTGGCACCCCAAGTGAAAGGCCCGTGTTGACGAACCAGGACCGCTGGAACGGCTTCAGGATCAATGCCTTGTTCCTTGAAGGTTTTCACAATGACCTTACCCGTATTTTCTTCGTAATCATTTTCGATTTCGGCTTGCGTTAAGGCTTCAGAAACTGGGATATCCCCGTAAAAGGTATCTGCATGTGTCGTGCCAAGGGCGGGCACCGGAATACCGGCTTCAGCAAATGAAACGGCCCAAGGTGAATGCGTATGCACAATGCCACCGATTTCTGGAAATTCATTGTATAAAACGGTATGCGTTGGCGTATCACTAGAAGGATTCATATTGCCTTCAACGACTTCGCCTTTTAAGTTCACGACAATCATGTCGCTTGGTTTTAAGTCTTCGTAATCAACACCCGAAGGTTTGATGACAAACAAGCCTTTTTCGCGGTCAATTCCGGAAACATTACCCCAAGTAAAAGTGACTAGGTCTAATTTAGGTAGGCGCATATTGGCGTCGTACACTTCTTGTTTTAGTTTTTCTAACATGCTTTAATCCTCACTTCTCATCTTTAATCGCAGCAATTGCCGCACTTTCAATTGGTAACCCTGCTTGGTAGGCTTCAATAAAGGTTTGATAACCGGCCACACCTGCGGCTTCTGGACTGAGCGTCATGCTTTCTGGATTCGTAAAGACGTTGTGATCCAAGAAATCATCGAGCGTTTGACCATTATTATCAGCGGCAAACATTGCCAAGACAGCCATGCCCCAAGGACCACCCTCACCGGCATTACTCATAACCGTAATCGGCGTGTTTAAAGCATTCGCTAAGACTTGTTGTCCAACGACAGGGGTTTTGAACAACCCACCTTGGGCAATCATGACGTCTGTCTTGATTTGTTCTTCCTTCACCAAGATATCCATCCCAATTTTAAGCGGTGCAAAGGCCGCGTATAATTGGGTTTGAATAAAGTTGGGTAAGTTGAAGTGGCTGTGGGGTTGTCTGACAAATAATGGGCGCCCAGCCGGCATTTTAGTGACATTTTCACCGGATAAGTAGCTGTAATTAATCAAGCCCCCTGCGTCTTGATCGGCATGGGTTGCTTCTAAGAACAACGTTTCGTATAACCGATCAGGTGCTAATGAGACGCCCAAGCGTGCGGCAAATTCATTGAATAAATTAGCCCAAGCATTGATATCTGACGAACAATTATTTGTATGGACCATCGCAACTGGTGAGCCATCAGGGGTCATCACCATATCAATATCGCGATGCACTTGTTTGAGCGGTTGGTCTAACACCACCATTGAAAAGGCTGAGGTTCCGACTGAGATGTTCCCGGTCCGTTTGCGGACACTGTTGGTACCGACCATTCCGGTTCCGGCATCCCCTTCAGGCGGCGCCATCAAGCTGCCCGCTGTCAAATTACCGCTTGGATCTAACAAATGCGCGCCGGCTGACGTTAATTGGCCCGCAGCGTGCCCCGCTGGCAAGACCGCTGGTAAAATGTCGGCTAATTGCCAAGGTTGTTGTTGAACGCGTTTGATTTGATCGAATTGTGCGACTAACTGATCATCATAACTTCCCGTTTTGGGATCAATGGGGAAGACACCGGATGCGTCGCCAATCCCGAGGACTTTTTCACCTGATAATTGCCAGTGGACATAACCGGCTAAGGTGGTCATGAAAGCCACTTGGCTGACATGTGCTTCATCATTTAAGATGGCTTGATATAAATGCGCAATGCTCCACCGTTGTGGAATATTGAAATTAAATTGTTTGGTTAATTCATCAGCTGCTTGTTCGGTGATGTTGTTGCGCCACGTTCTAAAAGGCACCAACAATTGATCGTCCTTAGAAAAGGCGAGATAACCATGCATCATTGCGCTGACACCGATACTTTTAATCGTGGTTATCGGTTCGTGATACTTGCTTTGGACTTCCGCAGCCATTTGCATATAGCTCGCTTGAATCCCGGTCCAAACCGCATCAACTGGATACGTCCAGACACCATCTTCTAATTGGTTTTCCCAAACATAACTCCCTGACGCAATGGTTTGAAAGTCTTGCGCTACTAAAACGGCTTTGATCCGGGTGGAGCCTAATTCGATTCCTAATGACACTTGACCGGATTTAATGGCTTGTGCTGCTTCAATTAAATTCATCATCATCTTTCCTCTCTGGCACTTATGCTTTATGCGCCTTGTTTGTGCCTTGCGCTTCAATTTCTTCTAGCGTGTGACCCATGGTTTCAGGGACACACGTTCTGATAAAGAGGACACCCAATAAACAAATGACACCGAAAATGGCGAAGACCCCTTCTTGTGGCATGGATGCGATCATCATTGGGAAGAGTAACCCCACTAAGAATGAACCAATCCAGTTGAATGATGAGGCTAAGCCGGATGCTTTACCCCGAATAGCTAGTGGGAAGATTTCACCGACTAAAACCCATGTTAGTGGTGCCCAAGTAAAGGCATAAAAGGCCACATAGAGGCATAAGAAAAATACAATCATCATTGGATTAAAGTTGGGAATTAAGGCATTCATAATGGCTGGTAAAATAAATGACAAGCCCATCACGGTTCCACCAAGTGTTAACAACGTCCGCCGTTTGAACTTATCGGCGATGACTAAGAATAAAAGTGAGCCTAAAACTAAGATGATCCCTTGGATAATCGGCCACATCAATGCTGAACTCGCGGCTTTGCCCGTTGCCTTTTCCACAATCAATGGGATGTAGTAGAAAATGGCGTTAGCGCCTTGGAATTGTTGAAAACCAGCAACCCCAATTCCGGCAATCACGAGATAGCGATATTTGCCACTTAAAAGCGTTTTCATCGAAGTGCTTTGTTGCACGTTACTTTCCATGCCGGCCGTTGTCTGAATATTCGTTAATTCAGTTTCGACCTCATCTTTTGAACGGATATAACCAAGAACTTGGCGTGCTTCATCTAACCGATTATGTTTCACCAAGAACCGTGGTGATTCTGGTAACCGTAAAACACCTAAGTAAAGAATAACCGCTGGTACTGCGGCAAGCCCTAACATTAAGCGCCATGCTAATTGTTCAGGCAAACCTTTTAATAGATAATCCACAATATAAGACAACAACATTCCGGAAACAATCATCGTTTGATTAATCCCTGTGAGTCGCCCTCTTAGTCTAGCTGGTGCCATTTCAGACATATATGCCGGTACTAAGGCGGATGCTGCTCCGACTGCTAATCCCAAGAAAACCCGGACAGCGATTAAGTAAACTTGTCCGTCGTTTGGCGAGAATGCTGATAATAATGAGCCGATTGCAAAAATCAAAGATGATAGCAAAATCATCTTCCGCCGCCCCCATTTATCTGATAACTGTCCAGCAAGTGCGCCACCGAAGATTGCACCGAACATGACTGCCGATGTAATCCAACCAACAACCCCGGCATTATTCTCTAAATGCCAGTCGTGTTGTAGAAAGGGTAACGCTCCCGTCATTACGCCAATATCATAACCAAACAAGATCCCACCAAATGAGCCAAAGAAGTAAATAAAACTACTTGGAATTTTTTTAGCTTGCGTCATGCTTTTTTCCTCCATCTTTTTTAAGCCTATTTAACGTACTTTTTAAATGACCGTTTCGCTTTATAAAACGGTTTCAATTTGTCGACAAATTCAGTCTATAACTTTTATTCGAATAAATCAATATAATTATTTTTGATTCGAATTAATATAAGTAAGCGTCATCATTTTAAACCGCATGTTATTGGGCTTTTGATCTGCTATAATTTTTTAAAATTAATTTCCGCCTATTTTATTTATTCGAATAATTACAGCAATAAAAAAAGAGGCCATCGTTAGATAGCCTCTTTTAAGAGTCCTGTTTATTTAACTGTTCCAGCAGAGTCCCGTTTAATTAATGGTGGTTGGTATAGGATCGATTCGACCGGTTTATCCTGAATCATATCTAAGACCATCTGCCCCGCATCTTCACCCATCTTCGTCTTATTATGGTTGAGTGTTGTCAGGCTAGGGCTGATGTACCGTGACATTTGATAATCATCAAACCCCACCACCGAAATATCTGTCGGAACTTTCAACCCTTTTGATTTCAGAAAATCAATGACCCGAATCGCAAGTTGATCGTTGTAACAAACAATTGCCGTTGGGACTTCTGAGCCCTGTAAATAATCTGCCACACGTTTCAAGACTTTCTCAAAACTGTCGCCTGATTGATACATAATTAAATTACTCTTATACGCAATTGCGGGTTGTTGTTGGTAAGCTTGAATAAAGCCATTCATCCGGTGAACACCTTGCAAATCCCCCACTTGGAAAATACCGAGCATCGCTTCATGACCGAGTTCAAAGAGGTAGTTAACCATCTCTTTTTCTGCCTCTAAATCATCATTAGTAATGACTGGAAAATTCAATTCTGGGTAGGAAGCATTGATAAAGAGCGTTGGGATTTGATCGTCTTGAATCTCGTGATATAAATCCATATTCGGATTTTTAAGCGCACTTTGAGTGGGTTCGATAATCAAACCGGCAACCTTGTTATCAAGCATATTAATCAGACTCTTGCGCTCTTTTTCATGATTATTATGCGTGTTGCTAATCAGAATTGAATAACCCTTTTCAGAAAGCACCCGATCAATCCCAGAAATAATACTTGGGAAAATGTAGTCTGCAATATGGGTTGTGATGATGCCAATAACCTTGCTATCAGCATCATTCGTCCATTCACGGTGCCAATCTTGAACAAACATCCCACCCCCTTGAATCCGATTGATGAAGTGTTCTTCTTCTAAATCGCCGACTGCCCGACGAATGGTATACCGCGAAACATCGTACTGCGCCATTAATTCAGTTTCAGTTGGTAATTTATCCCCAATTGAATACTGACCGGAAATAATTGCTTCTTTTAAGGCTTCTTTTACTTTTTTAAATTTATTTTGCATACTTTTACTCCACCAATCAATTTTAAATTAATTCGAAATTGATTGCTAATTGATGTGATTTTTAATAATTTGTTTGAATACTTCTAGCATAGCAAAGTTTGCCCTATTTTCCAATCCGTAAACCCGCTATATTAAAAAAAGGCCCTGCAGACAAAATTTCTTTTGTCTACAGCGCCCTCTATAATTATTTCTTCAAATTCAATCCGGCCGGTTGTTGGTCGGCGGGTGTGTTGGCTGCTAATACTTGATCATGCGCAACCGTGCCGGCGTAAATATCGTCTGTTAAGACGTTGCGACGGTGTTTGATGATCCGGTAAACATGTAACACTAGCACTGCCACGTTAATGGCAAGGGCCAATGCACTGACCGTCATCAAAGCGGCGCTACTATGCGTACTTTGCACTGAAAATTGTGAGTCCGTCACGAAGGCAGGATAACTCATCGTAAACATCATCCAAAAAGCCAAGGTTTGCGCGCGTGCTTGTAACCAAC
This DNA window, taken from Latilactobacillus sakei, encodes the following:
- a CDS encoding histidine phosphatase family protein; translated protein: MTTFYFVRHGETTINKAQCFNGGGVDSALTPAGLAAADRLGDYLGDQVFDAILTSPLQRAQTTAEHVLAQTRVGQPALTIVPQLREMVLGDWEAQPVAAQEKHPQFDNYFHHPDLFEADQLHAESYQSVLNRAMTVIDQAQQAYPEGHVLIVAHGIVLLFVMGTLLGVPFSGIRDQKMVANASLSVLAGQGQPYKKVLWNKTV
- a CDS encoding L-arabinose isomerase; translated protein: MLNTENYEFWFVTGSQSLYGEETLRSVEKDAKEIVEKLNASHQLPYPIIFKLVATTADNITKVMKEANYNDHVAGVITWMHTFSPAKNWIRGTKLLQKPLLHLATQFLNKIPYDTIDFDYMNLNQSAHGDREYAFINARLRKSNKIISGYWGDEDVQKAMAKWMDVAVAYNESFKIKVVTFADKMRNVAVTDGDKVEAQIKFGWTVDYWGVGDLVAEVNAVSEADIDAKYADLQKEYDFVEGQNTPEKFEHNVKYQIREYFGLKKFMDDRGYSAFTTNFEDLVGLEQLPGLAAQLLMAEGYGFAGEGDWKTAALDRLLKIMAHNEKTVFMEDYTLDLRQGHEAILGSHMLEVDPSIASDKPRVEVHPLDIGDKDDPARLVFTGMQGDAVDVTMADYGDEFKLMSYDVRGNKPEADTPHLPVAKQLWTPKQGLRDGAVGWLTVGGGHHTVLSFAIDSEQLQDLSHLFDLTYVNIK
- the araD gene encoding L-ribulose-5-phosphate 4-epimerase (catalyzes the isomerization of L-ribulose 5-phosphate to D-xylulose 5-phosphate in the anaerobic catabolism of L-ascorbate; links the arabinose metabolic pathway to the pentose phosphate pathway and allows the bacteria to use arabinose as an energy source) is translated as MLEKLKQEVYDANMRLPKLDLVTFTWGNVSGIDREKGLFVIKPSGVDYEDLKPSDMIVVNLKGEVVEGNMNPSSDTPTHTVLYNEFPEIGGIVHTHSPWAVSFAEAGIPVPALGTTHADTFYGDIPVSEALTQAEIENDYEENTGKVIVKTFKEQGIDPEAVPAVLVRQHGPFTWGATPDKAVYNAKVLEVVAEMDYHALQLTRNNSAVPQFLLDKHYYRKHGKNAYYGQNNAQSQGHAKKEVR
- a CDS encoding ATPase; the protein is MNLIEAAQAIKSGQVSLGIELGSTRIKAVLVAQDFQTIASGSYVWENQLEDGVWTYPVDAVWTGIQASYMQMAAEVQSKYHEPITTIKSIGVSAMMHGYLAFSKDDQLLVPFRTWRNNITEQAADELTKQFNFNIPQRWSIAHLYQAILNDEAHVSQVAFMTTLAGYVHWQLSGEKVLGIGDASGVFPIDPKTGSYDDQLVAQFDQIKRVQQQPWQLADILPAVLPAGHAAGQLTSAGAHLLDPSGNLTAGSLMAPPEGDAGTGMVGTNSVRKRTGNISVGTSAFSMVVLDQPLKQVHRDIDMVMTPDGSPVAMVHTNNCSSDINAWANLFNEFAARLGVSLAPDRLYETLFLEATHADQDAGGLINYSYLSGENVTKMPAGRPLFVRQPHSHFNLPNFIQTQLYAAFAPLKIGMDILVKEEQIKTDVMIAQGGLFKTPVVGQQVLANALNTPITVMSNAGEGGPWGMAVLAMFAADNNGQTLDDFLDHNVFTNPESMTLSPEAAGVAGYQTFIEAYQAGLPIESAAIAAIKDEK
- a CDS encoding MFS transporter; translated protein: MTQAKKIPSSFIYFFGSFGGILFGYDIGVMTGALPFLQHDWHLENNAGVVGWITSAVMFGAIFGGALAGQLSDKWGRRKMILLSSLIFAIGSLLSAFSPNDGQVYLIAVRVFLGLAVGAASALVPAYMSEMAPARLRGRLTGINQTMIVSGMLLSYIVDYLLKGLPEQLAWRLMLGLAAVPAVILYLGVLRLPESPRFLVKHNRLDEARQVLGYIRSKDEVETELTNIQTTAGMESNVQQSTSMKTLLSGKYRYLVIAGIGVAGFQQFQGANAIFYYIPLIVEKATGKAASSALMWPIIQGIILVLGSLLFLVIADKFKRRTLLTLGGTVMGLSFILPAIMNALIPNFNPMMIVFFLCLYVAFYAFTWAPLTWVLVGEIFPLAIRGKASGLASSFNWIGSFLVGLLFPMMIASMPQEGVFAIFGVICLLGVLFIRTCVPETMGHTLEEIEAQGTNKAHKA
- a CDS encoding GntR family transcriptional regulator, producing the protein MQNKFKKVKEALKEAIISGQYSIGDKLPTETELMAQYDVSRYTIRRAVGDLEEEHFINRIQGGGMFVQDWHREWTNDADSKVIGIITTHIADYIFPSIISGIDRVLSEKGYSILISNTHNNHEKERKSLINMLDNKVAGLIIEPTQSALKNPNMDLYHEIQDDQIPTLFINASYPELNFPVITNDDLEAEKEMVNYLFELGHEAMLGIFQVGDLQGVHRMNGFIQAYQQQPAIAYKSNLIMYQSGDSFEKVLKRVADYLQGSEVPTAIVCYNDQLAIRVIDFLKSKGLKVPTDISVVGFDDYQMSRYISPSLTTLNHNKTKMGEDAGQMVLDMIQDKPVESILYQPPLIKRDSAGTVK